The genome window TTTTGAAGGACTGAACATTTCGGAAGACTTTGTCACAGGTTGAACACATCAGGGGTAAAGTCAGATGTGTTCCCTTGTGATGCCTCAGTTCAGATCTCTTTGTGAATTTCTCCCCGCACTCGGTGCAGATGAGTTGCACTTCTTTTATCTGGCACTGTTCGTGGTGCTTCTTCAGGACTATTTTGCTGAAAGATTTGCTGCAGTAACGACACTTGAATAACTTACATTTCTGGGGCTTTCTTGCGTCTTTTTGCGAGGGCAATGCCACGGATTGTGGGAATATTCCGTCACTTGGCTCCGTCAGGGAACTTGAAGAAACTATTTGGTTGTTGGTGAGGTTGCTCTCGGGATCGGGATACTCATTTTCGGAGGTGAGACAATGCTCAGCTATGTGATTCTTGAGATCGTCTAGCGATCCAAATTCACTGAAACACAACTGACAACTCGTCATGTTGTTGAGAAAGGATTGATCCTTGTCGTCGACCTCCTCGTTGACATAGGCCCTGAGAAAATCACAGGGCTGTTGCAACTGTATCGGCTCCACGATAGGCTTGCTGTGGAGGGACTTCTGGACTCTATTCAATTCGTCTTTGTTTCTTTTTATCGATGACTCGATTTTGCCTAGCCTATCGACCTCTTGGTTCGGCTCGACGTCGTTGATCTTCCAAACCTGGAATCCCTCGTTCGTGGGTACCAGCAAGGCGTAATTCATCATGTCTTTCATGGGGTATTCGTCATTCCCGTGGCCCAAAATATCTTTGTACTCGAGATCTGCCATGTTTTTATACATTTCCATCTCCATTACCTCGGATTGTTCTTGTAGTTGGGCTGATTTGAGACAGGCTCGCAATGCCTTGTCTGACATCTCCACGAGAAGTCGAAATTCGTGAAATTGATTCACTTGACGTCGACACATTTGGCATATTGACATTGGGAGACCATCGGTAGGAGTAATCTGAAATATCGAGTGTTTATTGGGAGTGTGGAAGAGCCACGAGCTCATCTAGCAGAGCGATTGGCATCGAAAAAAgcattttttctcaataaaataGGAGATAggataaaaataatgtgaaGGACAGTGCGACAACttaattacaaataaaaaaacgctacattttttaggggaaaattaaatttctgtgAATGCACTCACCTCCACACTCGCAATTGAGGTTATCTTCTCGGCAAGTACCGCCATATGGGTTTGCTGATTAATTTCATCGAATATCGAGGGCATGGCATTCCCTTGTTTTAAACATAATCGACAGATATCGTTGATTAGTCTTCTATTGCTATGAAGGCTCGCCATTGTGTAATACAAATTAAATGCACCTGAaacgtgaaaattttccatgaaattgtCCATGCTTCTAGTAATCATTAGGGTAATTTCGGGTTTATGATATGCCTAAATAAAGTACGTGATGAATATCAAGGAGAATGTCCAGATGATGATTCTGATCTCTAATGTCATATAATAAATTTAGGAGGGATAAGTAATACCAAAATATTCTTACCTTCGTAAACATATAAACCCTCAGTACAATTAATTTCTGTAGTCAACTACGCTGTGAAATgcggtgaatattttttaatattttattaaaactgAGAGGTTCTTGATTTGTGAAACAAtgcattgaattttatcaacatttgtttattcaagaatttataattctttCTCGTTTCCTGCCAATAACAGAACACGATAACGGCAGTGACAGATGTTGTGACGCCATATTGGATTCTATTTCTAGCCGATGATGGAAGATGCTGACGATACCGACGGAGGCGCGGGACATTGTTCGAGTTCAAAAAATGATAAGACAATTTCCCTCGCGATTGATAATTTTAAAGATCTGAACAAAACCGAAAAGTTCGCATTAAGATTTCGAATAAATAATCTgtcaataatcaattattcttcaattttcgttgaaaataaatgcATAATCATTAAATccatattttaaataatgaatatatgtGAATAGCTATCGGCGGACACTTGCCAGGATTAACTACTAGAATAATAGCGCTATAATGTTGTGAAACATGGAGATATCACGAAATTTCTAGTTTCGATTTTCAGGCGATTATCCTCGATATCCGATATAAATCGggaattaataaaaacgaaaacaaTATTTAACTAACACACATTGCATGTTTATCAAACGAATACCCTCGATAATCGTGCGATAGTCGGATAAGGCTTTGTTATTCTCCAGTGGAAGTTCATCGTTAACTGCTGCCGGCAAGACACAATGCAACACTGAATTGCGATTATGTATTTATGtcacttttattttcaagtaGGAAAAgggtaaataataatcaagaGTATCGACCGTTGTGTTTGCCACTGTGGGTGACTATTCCAGGTATGAAAATACGCCTGGTATTGCGATTAGTTTGTTGTCTAACAGCGGCTCACGATAATTTCTTCTTAATCCGTCTCCGTCACTCGCCGCGTTTTTTATTCTAATTtaagaaattttgaataaataaataatttagaaatgaGAATAAGCAGTCGAGCTAGAGCAATTACCAATGGCTCACCGATACCGGTTGGAATGGATAGCAAGCAAGTCTTGATTCATGTGTAATTATGTATAATCAAAGACCTATAGATAAAATCTGGGcgattatttatcaatttttttaactggCGAATAtttaacgtaatttttttctatggaACTGCCTCATCGTCGTCATCGTTCTATCGTTGAGTCAATGAAGCAGTTTCATAAGTAGTAGAAAATAATTGCGGGGAAAcagcatttgaaaaatttataaagacGCAGAGGTTTCCATTTGCTTTAAGGGTGTCCAGATATATTTTACTGTTTGGTCCAGACTACATTAAAGCTTCAACCATTCAGCCAcgaaaattgtcaattaaaccgcataaatcaaatttgtaaaaaattgttggtgtaattttttttatattttggacATCTATCAAAGCGAAATCGATATGGCGAGGCAACTAGTCGAACTTTTCCTCTCAATCCCATTTTACGGTTCTTTCCTCGGCTTGTCAGTCGGTTTTGATGACACTCTAGAGCATCGAAGGACGTACTCGTGTAAATAATTCCACAggggacaaaaaaatattaccacAGTGTCAGTTACACCCTGTCCTTTTACCCCTGCGctctatattttttcaagtgttGAGTTAAATTTATAATTGTGAAGTTTCATCGGTTGTTGATCGTTTCAAATGACATTATGGTGTTTTAGAGTGTTTCCCGTTGAATACGACGTTGGTAGGTGGACTTCACTCAAGTCTGATCCACCGATTACTGAGAGTAAGTGTTTGATCATCTTCAGGAATGAGGAAACAGTGGGTTTTATAACGGGATTGATCAATACGTCGTTGAATTCAGATTTTAATATGGGGTAAAGTGGCTGGTGTGCTTTTCAGTGATTTTgggagaaaatttaatgaaacagTTTCCAGGGATAGTTTCTGGGCTGTGAAATGAgttttccgacttttctctcAACAATGAGAGGAGAGTctgatttttaaatgattttcttATCAATATAAAAGTTCAGATTCACGtggataatttaataaattttttagtgaCAACGGCGACTGTCAATCCAACGCATTTCGTACAAAATTCAGACAGTTTGCATACAGCAATCAAACCCATCATCAATCTTGCCCAGTGTTTCGCTGTTTTTCCAGTAAATGGGGTGAATACACCGGACTCCTCTCATCTCAAGTCGGTTTATAGCAATAAAACAATTATACGGGGTAGTTCCCGTCAAATGAGTCGACGTGGACGCTCACTCTTGCATATTGAGCATAATTTtcggtttttaaaaattttaacacttttttcaaaagaatttGAGAGACGTCGAGGAATCATATTTCTAGTCCTATAATCTCCATCAATTCGCAAGAGCCTGAACTTTACCCATCGATTTATTTGAAAGGGAATAATTCCTGTTAAACTATCCCATAGTGTTAAGCAAAAAATTCTTGTCATAGATTCACATGGAGAAGTCTCAAAATCCTGTACAGTATGATAGTCCTGGTATTGTCTGTAATAATGACAGGAGCGAGTATTCACCGGATACTCTCCAGCACATTCACCTCCCCAAAAATGAGTAAATCTCCTTAATCAGTGTTGCCATATTCATGACCATTCTGCACGCACTTTGCATTTATCTATTcgtttatcaatttattcagCTACATTAGTATTTTTCGGCGCATCCTGCGTCACGAACGTCCTCTTCCTGAGACTAGCTATGCGATGGCCAGGGATAGCTGCTAAATGGGAGAAAATTGAGCGAGAATTAGCTACTCGTCATCGACGAACATCAAAGTACAATCTTGTCGCTCGATATAAAATCATTACAGTGACTGTTATGGCAATAGCTCTCAGTAAGACTTCCAGAATAGCccggaaaattataaaacacAAAGATTATgcctcagaaaaaaatcatacgtAAAAATTTTCAGTCGAGCATGCACTTTCCCTAGTGTCCGGTTATCTGAGTGCATCTGAATGTGCCCAATTACAAGGCGATCCTGACGTTCTCGGGGTGTACTTCAAAACACAATTCCCCCAGGTGAATTAAACCATCATAAACCTCACGACGAACCTCTGACAATCAGGAACATCCTTCTAGGTTTTCAACAAAACAGTTTACTCAATCTGGAAGGGCCTGATGGTACAGGGTATCAACGTTCTCACGACAttctcctggaattttctcgacctcttcctcatcctcATGAGCACAGCATTGACTTACCACTTTGGATTACTCAATGCAAGACTCAACTCAATTAAGGACAAGACAATGCCAGAGTGGTGGTGGTCAGAGGCGAGGACCGATTATAATCGTCTTGCTTCACTTACAAGACAAGTGGATTCTGATATCTCTGGACTTATTCTACTGTCTTTTGGAATCAATCTGTATTTTATTTGCATGCAGCTTATGTATTCGTTCAAGTAATTCGTCGATATTATTATTCACTGATGAATACTCGTTTGTGCTGGTGGTGTGAGTATTAATGAActtttgggggatttttttagtcgagTGCCCAATGTTATTCGTACGATATACTTTGGATTCTCTTTTGGGGCGGTTATCGCGAGAACAGCAGCTGTTTCTCTGTCTGCTGCATCAGTACATGATGAATCATTACTTCCTGCACCGGTATTGTACAGTGTTTCTAGCTCGAGTTACTCAACAGAGGTATAAGTCAATGTAGGGGCAGACGGAGCAAAATAGAAGAGTCGCGCACTGCCTGTGACAATTCAAGCAGGATTTTTGCAAGATTTACACTTTTTACTtgacaaattaataaaaaataaattcaacggtTATCTgtaatgaattttaaacagttATTTATTCGCTGCGCTGTTCGGTTTTGCTCCGCTCTCTCCTACGTTTTTCAATTGCGATTCAGCAAATGCATGCAATAATGCTTTGTCATTGATTCAGGTGGTTAGATTCTTGTCCCAAGTAACAACAGACACTATAGGATTGACAGGAATGAAGTTTTTTTCCATTACCCGCAGTCTTGTTCTCACAGTAAGTCAAACGTTTATTTAACAGGATTTACATTTCAAGACGaaactattaatttttcattggcaTTTAGGTTGCAGGAACAATAATCACTTATGAACTTGTTCTCGTGCAATTCAATGCCGTCCAACAGGTGAACCCTTCAAACTTGACAAATGCTTGCGAACTGAAGTAACCACGCGTCAGCACCTCCTTCAtagtttcgaaaaaaaatatagaaatttttttactttctgtCTTAAAATTCTTTTCGTCAACTCTccttcttatttatttatctctcgGTATCACCGAAACTGACACGTTCTCACGAATCTCTCGCTTGTCacaaatttaataaatctATTTGACTACTGTGGTTGTTCTCCTTGTTTTATCTTCTATTAGCAATAGTTATCCTACTGTGGCTTAAGTTTTTGCCCGATAATTGCttgatatttattgaattttgaggAGAAGCGATATAAATCTGGGAACCATTCGTTTGAAAATAGGTTTTGGAAAATTAAGACATGATAAGAGCGAATCAACGAAGATTTATGATTATGCATAATCCacagaaaattgaatatacTCAGCAACAAACATTCTACATATGATGAGGGGATGTCTACGCTTTCTGTACTATtcactttatttattattgttcaTGAATCACTCCAACGTTTGGaataagtaaataaatgaaaaataaacgtAGAGTGAGGATGTAAAAATAATACACTTCGCATATATTCCAAGCGCCAACAAATATACATTTATTTCTCCTTCCTGCGGAAAATATGATTTTGTGGTGcagagaaatttcaaaaacaaGTGTACAAATTTACAAGACAACTACATGAATATCCATGTAATTTGGTAAATActttgttcatttattttcccatTGCCACGTTGAACTGTAGAAGCACTACTTCGTACGTGAGAATTGCCCCGCCAACcttaaaaatatgtatttaATATTGTTATTGTTACGTTAGCAACGAAGAGATAAAACACTTCAAATCGAGTGAGGTTTCAGCTCAGTTTTTACGGTATATGTCGCAATTTAAGAGAGATGAGAGTCTTTTCAttgaaaccttttttgtagagtacCTTACGGACTGCAAAAAAGGGTTTCACAATAATTTCCCTATCCCTCTTAGATTTTGAGATTTTCGAATGGAAACTGGCCAGTAAAAGAAGGTCTAAATCGTTTTCTACAGAAATGGTTAACGATGCGAGAAAATTAATCAACTCACTGCTAACATGAAATTCCGAGTGATTGAAAAGAACTTGAGACCGGTCATGACGACTTCATCAGTCGTTAATTGAAGTTGCAATCGTTGAGTCTATAATTCAAGATGAAAAATGAAGGCAGATGAAATTTGAGATGAATTCAATGCTAGCATGGAAGGTCTTCTCATGAAGGAGACAAAAATGTATAGATTCATTTTTTAAGGAATGAAATAGTTAATTATTGTACCTCACTAGTGAAGCACGATGGTGGGCAACTGTAGATAGCAGGCAAGGCAAGTTTGCTCTGATCATTGATTCTCGCTGTCAACAGCGTCACAGAGACAGTTCTGCCAATTAAAAAAGCGAACGATGCGAAGAAGTATAGAGTCATGATTAGACTGGATCCCTTAGGACTGAAGATGACAGAAGAAAATTCATATTAGGTAGGGAGAGGGCAAAGCGGGGTACGGCAGGCAATATGGGACACTTCTACATTTTCTGAAGAGGGCAAAATTAGTCCAATCGATAAGATAAAcgaacataaataaattgagttATTGGGACGATGTACTTACGATAGGCCATTGAGCAATTGAAGACAGATGAAGTACAGGTTATTGGTAAAAGACAGAAGAATTATAGGTGAAATAGTGTTGTCAGCGTGCTTTACTAGGCTACTCAGACTGGCATATTGTTCTCGGAGCCTTAGCCAATCCAAATTCGAACAATTAGACTTTCCTCCCTCCAATACTACCTCATTCAGATGTTTGTACCTCTCGGCCAGGCCAGTTGATACCTGTGAATTGATACAGTCATCGTGTCTGTCGATTGATCAGCCTAAAAGTCTGTATTACCAGAATTATGAATAAGTCAGTGAAGTTCCAAGTGAATGTCGCAATTTTACTGATGAGGAAGTAGAAGATCCCAAGACCAGGGGAGTATTTCActggaattaatttatcaattaattttggcAACTAATCGACCCTTTGCCTTCTAATAAAACAAAGccattccatttttcatttaaaaatggaCTGAAGGGCTTAAACAACAAAATGGAGCTCAAATAAAATCTGTACTCTTTGGCAACTCATTAAAATTGTTATCACTAGAAACAAAAATGGAATATCCTTGTTTTATTGGATGTCGTCGGTATGCGAGGAGCAAAAATGAGTTCTGAATAAAAAGAACGTTCACCAGTCGTGAAAGTAAACGCATGAGATCTGTCAGTGTAAATTGCGACGTATTCCCTCCAGGTAGCATTTCGATAAGGGAATTCGGAGGAGTCCGGGATAGCCTTGACGATGCTTAGAATATGCTCAAGAGCAGCGGGAATCATTATCATGGCGGTGATCAACGTGAATTTCCAACGCAATCTCAGTCGTGGATATTTAcagctttaaaaaattcaacataatCTCATGAATCTCGCCAATCTGGAATTGGATGAGTTGGCAAACAAGGCATGTCGTCATTGcactaaattattcaaaggtGTAAAGGATCATGCACGGTAAGGCTGGAAAACAACAATTATGGGAGTGGCTATCATCGGTCTTACTCGTAACCAACGGGAACATGAGCGATGCAATAATAtccttcaacattttttttttttcaaatgtgtTATCTGACCTGTTGAAAAATCGCTCCATCATCCTCCATTCTTGCTGAAGGCTGATCCAtttgggcgccagccaaaagaACAACATGGTGCCCACCAAACTATTTCCATAGAACATTATACCACCAGTTGCCGTTGCAACACCCCCTGTTTAGCAAATGAAAAGTTGTTTCACTAGCAATTTACGAACATTGCGCAATTACTGgggatacaatttttttctgggaaaGTAAATGATGAAAAACTATCGATTGCTTCTCTAATCTGATGTTAACATCCCCGACTatatcctgattttttttctcaatttgacAGTTTTGAACATTGAGGACAACAGGCCCGATAATAATATAGTTGATGATTTGAGGAGATTCAGATTCATTACTGATTGCCCCTCCCCCCTTATATTGAAACATAATTTCATAAGGGTCGTCGTTGtatgttaaaaatatttttgcaataTACCGTCTTGTACAAAAGTATCAGCCCGCAAGGTAGTTATCATATGCACGAACGCCGTGTAAGTCATGAAACACAGCATTATGATTATAGCTGCTGAGTAGAATGTCCTTATTGAGATCAGCTTGAATAGTAATTTCGCTGGTGAAGGATTACGAATGTTGAAGAGCGGAAGCAATGCGAATATTTGTGCTACGGCGAGAATGGGACTGATAGCTCGATGAAAGCTCTCCTGATCCTATAATTACATGTTCGAGAAATTAATGAGGATGAATTATCCTTTAAGAAGATACAATATATTTTAAGGCACTTACATCGATATCCTTATCCTGCCATGAATTCACCTCATGTGGACCGACGAAAGGTCCTTTGACGGGTCTAGGTCGAGCCAATTGTTCCGCCGGACCAATGATGTCActccttttttcatttttatcggacACATTATTGACAAATGGCCAAATCCGTTGATCCCGACTTCGACTACTTTTGTTATTCTGATGATTCAGCTCGATAGTCCTCGGGGATGTGTTCGATTGAAACATCATTCTCCAGAAATTAATGTCCTGTCATCATCGTATTTATCCAACATAGGAGCCATAAAATAactcaaaaaatcaattttggtCCAACGCTACTactgaaagattttttcaaatgaaaatactgGCAGTTCACGGAGCAGCGGGTGGCGTCGATCACAGCGTTCAAATTGTACTAACATTGCTTGTATTTTCCTGTGGAAGAGTATCCGAGCTTGCGCTCAAAGGTGCGTGCAATATGAGATATTGATAGAGGTATGCTCATCTATAAAAGCAATTTGATATGTCCACGCTTCCTTTGCATCTTTTAACACCAGCAGTATTTTGTACTGCtggtgttaaaaaaaaaattgtaaattcacCGAAAAACGTGGCAATCGATTTTTGAATGTTGCCCGTGTtttagaaaaatcataaatcacCACAGGAACCCCATAGAAATGGAgaggataaatattttcatggaaaggaggaattataattaaaaatcgagTCAGAgactttctgttttttttccataaactGAGATCTTTATTCGCTTTAAGACCATTGCGATCAGCTACCTTTTTTTgtgcattttcaattttcttcttttcaatctcttttttatggaattatcCCCACAAGGCTCGTTGGACCCCGGCTAGTTTATTGTAGTCCACCAAATGTCTAAATACGAATCTGGAGAGTCTCCAACGTCTCAGATTTCCTCGTGGACGCGAAGTTATAACACATCTACCTGTCAAGTGGCTCTTGGCAGCCTGACGGGGCACTTCCAACATCTCTTGACTAGCAATATCCTGAAGAATCACAGTTTTTTACCATTTGTACGTGATTTTAATGCTGAAATTACGCAGTAATATTAGGAACGAAGTGTTCTCTTACTTGTATCTCTCGAGGCAAGATGTTGTTTCTCTTCATTGTCAGTAGACGGACACGAAGTGGAGCATATTCTTTGGCAACTAATCTCCTCTTATAATCCCTCAACATTCTTGCATTCGCCCATTTATTCCTCGTCTGCTGGACCTAGTAAGGAAATTTCAAAACATCACAAATAACATAAGAGAATGATATTTATGATGGTTGTTTGGTTAGGATTCCAAAACCTTCTGTCATGCTTGTGTATGAATGTCTGTacgacaaataaatatttttcagtggtggaacaataaataattagaaaatcacAGTCGTAAATTACATACGTTGAATCCTGTTGCTAAATTGGAGAAAATTCTCGATACTGTAGATGCGAAAAAACCAATGGTAGCCATTTTTTACGGCTATGAACTAGCCAAACCTGATGACAAGGGGAATCAGCTGATCATGCCAATCATGGCCTACCTACATTCAAGCCCAATGTCACCAAGAGGATGGCTTTTAGGGTTGAATCGAGGACTGTTCAGTTTAATATGTGGCCAActtcttcaatttaatttaaagatTTCGTCATAACGGGAAGAgctgtttttttcaattttttttctgacttTTAAGATGAAGTACTTTTGATACAAATATCTTCAATCCAAACTTGAGCCGACCGATAAGATGAGAATGGGAAATGATGACTTCAAATTGTTGTATTTGTTCTTTATTTGTTGTAACCAGTTTAGCGTTATAAAATTCACACCACTTAGTCATTCAACTCGACATTAAATATTCAAACCATTCAGAAGTTTCGGTGTTGATGGAAACTACAAAACGATGAAATCATTCCGAtccaatgcaaaaaaaaaaagaataccAAGAACCAGCGAAAACAGAAATACGAAAGAAAAATGACGATATAAAAAGAACAATGAGAAtggataataaaattgaaggatgaataaataaaaaaatatgaacaaaCAATAATGTGTTGTCGAGTATCGCAGATATAGGATTTATTTCCgtataataattagaaaatataattaagcCGAGCTAAATTATGATGTTATTAATGTACTCGTAAAACAAATTTGTATAATAGCCCACGTAATTTGATAACAATTTTCACAGTACAGCTCGTTGCAGTTAATTCAAAATATGTCATTATCAATGATTATTTTGTtctcgatgaattttttccttcgaaATTCTTTTCGATGAAAAGAATGTCGGAGTGAACGTTTTGACAAGAAATGAACAAAatgatcaatgaaaaaaaaattagatccACTGAAAATATCCCTATATTTCCTAGGGACAATGAATCCACGATAGTCCTCATTGATCTCACACTCCATGTACCTAAAATCGACTGTTGTCATATTCTTTTTATTATCAGTATTATTATTAACATAAAAAAGGAACGATATACTTTTGTGAAATGAGCACGAGCGATCCAGTGAAATTGGACAAATTACTTGTGCTACTATATGCCGGCATGCATCCGGCGGCTTGATTACAAGACGCGGAAACTGGTTATTTCTTCTTCTGGGCTTTCTCAGCAGCCTTGGTGACTTTTCCAGAGGCATCCTTGAACGTAACAGCCTTGATAACACCGACGGCTACGGTTTGACGCATGTCACGTACAGCGAAACGTCCCAGAGGTGGGAACTCCTGGAATGCCTCGACGCACATTGGCTTGCTTGGCACCAGGGTTACGATGGCAGCATCACCAGATTTGATGGCCTTGGGGTTGTCCTCAGTTGTTTTGCCGGTACGACGGTCACACTTCTCCTTGATCTCTGCGAATTTGCAGGCAATGTGGGCTGTGTGACAATCGAGCACGGGCGTGTAACCGTTGCTGATCTGTCCTGGGTGGTTGAGGACAATTACCTGGAAGATAATGCAGTCAGTTATATTTTCGTTCGTTATTCTTTTCCTCGATGTGTTACCAAATATTTACATTGTTGTGGATTATTAAAAACTATtacggaataaataaataaatgaaacatTAACTAGTAATCCGCgcaatcatttaatttttgtgattgaCATTCAGACGCTTCGGCCATCATCAAATTCGAAAATTCTCTGGTGGAAACCGCGAATGAAGTGTATCAAGTCTCATCATTATGTCAATctgattcttcatttttattccactgttttttttttggaattgtgAAAGATTTTCGCCTACCTGAGCG of Diachasmimorpha longicaudata isolate KC_UGA_2023 chromosome 3, iyDiaLong2, whole genome shotgun sequence contains these proteins:
- the LOC135160026 gene encoding gustatory receptor for sugar taste 64e-like isoform X1, encoding MMFQSNTSPRTIELNHQNNKSSRSRDQRIWPFVNNVSDKNEKRSDIIGPAEQLARPRPVKGPFVGPHEVNSWQDKDIDDQESFHRAISPILAVAQIFALLPLFNIRNPSPAKLLFKLISIRTFYSAAIIIMLCFMTYTAFVHMITTLRADTFVQDGGVATATGGIMFYGNSLVGTMLFFWLAPKWISLQQEWRMMERFFNSCKYPRLRLRWKFTLITAMIMIPAALEHILSIVKAIPDSSEFPYRNATWREYVAIYTDRSHAFTFTTVKYSPGLGIFYFLISKIATFTWNFTDLFIILVSTGLAERYKHLNEVVLEGGKSNCSNLDWLRLREQYASLSSLVKHADNTISPIILLSFTNNLYFICLQLLNGLSPKGSSLIMTLYFFASFAFLIGRTVSVTLLTARINDQSKLALPAIYSCPPSCFTSETQRLQLQLTTDEVVMTGLKFFSITRNFMLAVGGAILTYEVVLLQFNVAMGK
- the LOC135160038 gene encoding small ribosomal subunit protein uS14m, with protein sequence MATIGFFASTVSRIFSNLATGFNVQQTRNKWANARMLRDYKRRLVAKEYAPLRVRLLTMKRNNILPREIQDIASQEMLEVPRQAAKSHLTGRCVITSRPRGNLRRWRLSRFVFRHLVDYNKLAGVQRALWG